From the Brevibacillus choshinensis genome, one window contains:
- the ruvC gene encoding crossover junction endodeoxyribonuclease RuvC: MRILGIDPGIAIVGFGVLDKQGSQLRPVQYGSIQTEAGLPVPLRLKQIFEAMQSLISTFKPDEMSVEKLFFNKNVTTAFTVGQARGVIILAAELAGVPVYEYTPMQVKQAVTGYGGAEKKQIQEMTKLLLRLKEVPKPDDVADALGIAITHAQFRAFISISEGAQK; the protein is encoded by the coding sequence ATGCGCATCTTAGGAATCGACCCCGGCATTGCAATCGTGGGCTTTGGGGTATTGGATAAACAAGGGAGCCAGCTTCGTCCCGTACAGTACGGAAGCATTCAGACGGAGGCGGGTTTGCCCGTTCCTCTTCGTCTCAAACAAATCTTTGAAGCCATGCAGAGCTTGATTAGTACGTTTAAGCCTGATGAAATGTCAGTGGAGAAGCTATTCTTTAACAAAAACGTGACGACAGCGTTCACAGTTGGTCAGGCGCGTGGTGTGATTATCCTTGCGGCTGAGCTTGCGGGCGTACCGGTTTACGAATACACCCCGATGCAAGTAAAGCAGGCAGTGACCGGCTACGGAGGCGCAGAGAAAAAACAGATACAGGAAATGACGAAGCTTCTTTTGCGGCTAAAGGAAGTGCCCAAGCCTGACGATGTGGCGGATGCGTTGGGGATTGCCATTACGCACGCTCAGTTCCGCGCGTTTATTTCCATTTCGGAAGGAGCTCAGAAATGA